The Corvus moneduloides isolate bCorMon1 chromosome 11, bCorMon1.pri, whole genome shotgun sequence genomic sequence TGAGCGAAGGGTAAACACACAGTCTAGCAGTGGTCCTGTCTGGTGTTTTACTAGTCCTTCCCCTTGGAGAACACAGAGCCCAGACACCAGAGAGCCTGCCAGATTCCGTGGGTTTGATGAGGTGACAACACACAGCACATTTAAGAGCATTCAACAGGGAACCAGTTTAATCAGATATCAGGTTTGCACCATTCTTTTCAGTATCACAAGTACTGCATTTTTCTAAGAAATACAAGCACTCTCAGGTTTACAGAATGCTGGTCCTGGAGAAAACAAGAGGAAGAGAACAAGACACTAGGATACAGACACATTGACCACCACACTgggcagcagaaaggaaactgCTCATCCCCCCCTCGCTGATGGTAACAGTCCCTTTGCAGGAGGCAGAGAGATCCCAGGggatctgtgctgctgcagtggggctgtgccctgctgcccccaccCACCGAGGTCAGGATACCCCAGCAGAACCATGGGACACCTCCACGCCCCCATCAGCATGACACCAATGAACACACCGCTCCCACGTGCCAGAGTGAAAAACCCCTGCATAAAGCCAGCTGACAAGCATCCAGATTCATCTACTCTAGATAACATTAAACTCAGAGCCAGGGTAAGTTACTTCATCCACAAGATTAACAGCTGATTCAATAGGTTGAACACATGCTACTTACAGCACATAAATAGAAGATGCtcttttttacttaaaaaacaTGTGATGAAGGTCTAGGTCCGATTGCCTCGACACTGCCGCATGCACACGACTATTGGCCTCACAGAAGCGGCTGcgctgggcagcaggaaagctgtCTCTGCATCAGCTATTCCAGGGGTCACGGGACAGCTATCCTGCCCCCATGCTCGACACTAGCCACACAGCCAGGAAATAAACACGGCACTAGCCAGGAGTGCGCTTCAATACAAACTCTAGtggttttcaaaagaaatattaatcCATAAAGGGTTACAGTTAACAGATATCATCATCACTTTATTTCTCAGAGCCAGAAATAGTgctgaacaaacaaacaacaacaaaaaggagaCACAGTATGTCATTTCCAGAAGTGAAACCAGGGTACAGGGTAGCTCTCAGCGAGACGAAGGgcttctgcagctgggagaggaggggagcCATGGCAGAAGATGGCAGCTCCCGCTCCCGGCGGGCGCCTGACCTTGCGACGCTCTCCGAGGGGATTTGTCACCGCAGCCTCCACCCCACCCCGCTACCAGGGCCCACAGCATGTGGGAACACCGAGTACCCCAGCACCCACCGAGCCAGGGAGCTGCGAGGAGGTGACTTTACAGGGAAGTACCCAAAAATAGAGACCTTAAAATAAATAGGACCAAAGCTTCTTTACAGTAGGCAATGCACTAGTTTTACCATGAACAAAACTAAGACTAACAGCCACTTCTTGCCAATGGAGAaacttttcctcctcttcacatattccagccccctgccctcgCAGCTGCAGTGCGGCCGGGATGGCATTGCTGAGGATGGAGGCGGGGGCACGGCAGCAGCGAGTACACGCCAGGGCGAGCAGGGCCAGCTGGGGGGGCCCTGCACAGTCCCAGGGCTGGCGGAGgggagaggcagctgggggTGCCTGTGTCCATTCCTGTGCCAACTACAACAATCCTCAGCAGctaccagcagctctgcactgtgACCTAACCACACGGCTCCAGATGTCACCACCGCAAACAGCTGTGATCCAGCTGCCTCCTCCAAAACCACTTCTTCCAGAGGGAAGAGAGGCAGAGTAGGGGCACAAGCAGGGCCTGACCTCACCCATGCTCGCCCAGCACCCTGCCGCAGCCCAGGCCAGGGGGGCTAGTGAAGAGCTGGTGGGGTGCTGCCAGGGCTCACCAGCCAGCCCGGGCTGAGAGGCAGGACGGGGAACCCCAGCCACGTTGAGAGGAGAGGTGAGGCAGTGGTGAgaagggagctgggggcaggggaCGGGGGGCAGCGCTCACTTCTTGGAGCTCTGCGTCTTCTTGGGCAGCAGCACGGCCTGGATGTTGGGCAGGACGCCGCCCTGGGCGATGGTCACGCCGCCCAGCAGCTTGTTGAGCTCCTCGTCGTTGCGGATGGCGAGCTGCAGGTGCCGCGGGATGATGCGCGTCTTCTTGTTGTCGCGAGCCGCGTTGCCCGCCAGCTCCAGGATCTCAGCCGACAGGTACTCCAGCACGGCCGCCAGGTACACCGGCGCCCCGGCGCCCACCCGCTCCGCGTAGTTACCCTTCCGCAGCAGCCGATGCACCCGCCCCACGGGGAACTGCAGCCCGGCCCGCGACGAGCGCGACTTGGCCTTGGCCCGCGCCTTTCCGCCGGATTTCCCCCGGCCCGACATGGCCGGCAGGCAGCGGCCCCTCGCCCCCGCCTCTCAAGTAGCGCCGCGCACAGAGGGTCCCGGCGCCTGCGGGGAGACAAACGCCGTTACACCGCGCGGGGGCCGCGCCGTccccgcccgcgccgcgccgcccTTACCCgcaggagccgccgccgccgctccgccctgcgcgcctcccgccgccgcactgcccgcgctgccgccgccgcgccgcggATATcgctgcccgcccgccgcaCGCCTCGTCCCATtggctgccgccgctgccgccgcggcGCTGATTGGTCACCGTGCCGATCCCTGATTTGCATAGGGCTCGCAGCGCCCCGGCTGCGCCGCGGGCCGGCGCCCAGGGCGGGCGGTGACGCGGCCCTGCCCGCGCTCCGGCCGGTCCCGGCTCCCGCCGGCGCTCCCCGCGCCCCGGGAGCTGCTTCGTGGCTGCGTCGGGCCGAGGATGTAGGGAGAGGGGGGGTTGGCCGAAGGCCCCGTGGGTGTCCCGGCAGCACTGTGCCCGTTTGTGCCTTGCCCGAATGGCCCCGTCCTCGGCCAGCGGGATGTCTCTCCTGAGAGGATACCAAAGTCTGCGGGCCAGGGCGACGCTACGGGGGAAAGATCCCCCGACAGGGAGGGCAACCCGCAGCAAGTACTACCGTCCCTTGTCTCCTCACGTATCAAAGGGGAAAGTTTCTCCCAAATCAGTTTCTGTGGACAGGCCAGGTTGATTGGGGTCATCTCCACACCAGGTTAGAGCAAGGGCCTCAAACAACCTTGGGCAAGCAGCCAGACACCAGTTTAAAGGTGATGTAGCTCAGCAATAACACCTCCTCAGTAAACACTCAGTCtagggtttttggggtttttttggcgatgctgctgctggtgctcacAGTCTGGAGGGAGATAACCTGTACCCTGTGCCTTTGCATTGCCCCTGCATCCCCAGGGGAAGGATTATGTtctccagagcagggaaagtTGAGCATCCCCCCACTCGTGCTCAGCATCTTCACGCCCTCCACAGCAACTGGAGACCTGAAATGAATTTGAGATGAGCTGGTGACCTTTAGAAAAGCCTGGTCTGCAGTCAGCACTGACTaggctggggcagctgagcagcacatCCTGGAACAGTgatgggcaggcagggagagaaacCGCCT encodes the following:
- the LOC116449352 gene encoding histone H2A type 2-B, with the protein product MSGRGKSGGKARAKAKSRSSRAGLQFPVGRVHRLLRKGNYAERVGAGAPVYLAAVLEYLSAEILELAGNAARDNKKTRIIPRHLQLAIRNDEELNKLLGGVTIAQGGVLPNIQAVLLPKKTQSSKK